A genome region from Natronosalvus rutilus includes the following:
- a CDS encoding DUF998 domain-containing protein, whose product MTDRRTLAIRCGVAAPNVALAGIVLSTFVAAPETFTWQTRALSDMGRVTARTFWLFNGGLILGGLLGTPFVALLWTGARNRLERIGIVLTGVAVLGMVGVGIFFLGHTAYYLESSLHGLAALMVFGVAPIAQLLTGTGQVLAGDRWIAVASIWLGVAHLAGWLGWLLVRSAAADPGHWFAVPEFVAAVAFGVWILILAKTAAVRSGTRDGSRTTTGSRRTG is encoded by the coding sequence ATGACCGATCGCCGGACGCTGGCGATCCGCTGTGGCGTCGCCGCTCCGAACGTCGCGCTGGCCGGAATCGTCCTGTCGACGTTCGTCGCGGCGCCCGAGACGTTCACCTGGCAAACGCGCGCGCTCTCGGACATGGGCCGAGTCACCGCGCGGACTTTCTGGCTCTTCAACGGCGGGCTGATCCTCGGCGGCCTCCTCGGTACACCGTTCGTCGCCTTGCTCTGGACGGGCGCTCGCAATCGGCTCGAGCGAATCGGCATCGTGCTCACCGGCGTCGCCGTCCTCGGCATGGTCGGTGTGGGAATCTTCTTCCTCGGACACACGGCGTACTACCTCGAGTCGAGCCTGCACGGCCTCGCCGCGCTGATGGTGTTCGGCGTCGCCCCGATCGCTCAACTGCTCACCGGGACGGGACAGGTGCTGGCCGGCGATCGGTGGATCGCGGTCGCGTCGATCTGGCTCGGCGTCGCCCACCTGGCCGGCTGGCTCGGCTGGCTCCTCGTTCGATCCGCGGCGGCAGACCCGGGACACTGGTTCGCCGTTCCAGAGTTCGTCGCCGCCGTCGCCTTCGGCGTCTGGATACTGATCCTCGCGAAAACGGCCGCTGTTCGGTCGGGGACTCGAGACGGCTCGAGAACGACTACTGGTTCGCGCCGAACCGGGTGA
- a CDS encoding VOC family protein — translation MAGIVFFGTESLEPIVDFYVAEIGAERWLEQPDCTILTYDNLLIGFCARENADMDGTITFVFDTVNEVDAMYDRLTDRALGEPVENDRYRIYQFFAEDPDGRTLEFQTFRHETDSI, via the coding sequence ATGGCTGGCATCGTCTTCTTCGGCACCGAATCGCTCGAGCCAATCGTCGACTTTTACGTCGCGGAAATCGGCGCGGAACGGTGGCTCGAACAGCCCGACTGTACGATCCTTACCTACGACAACCTCCTGATCGGGTTCTGTGCCCGCGAGAACGCCGACATGGACGGCACGATCACGTTCGTCTTCGACACCGTGAACGAGGTCGACGCGATGTACGACCGCCTCACGGATCGAGCACTCGGCGAACCGGTCGAGAACGACCGCTATCGAATCTACCAGTTCTTCGCCGAGGATCCGGACGGGCGGACGCTCGAGTTTCAGACGTTTCGCCACGAGACCGACTCGATCTAA
- a CDS encoding ABC transporter ATP-binding protein — MAHESLLTSTADDRLADAPPTSDVVLELEGVAKHYGSEAVIDDLSLTVREGEILTLLGPSGCGKTTTLRLIAGLERPNGGQIRLDGTSVAGNGSFVPPEERGVGIVFQEFALFPHLTARENVAFGLTDWPADEREARADELLALVNLSEHGDDYPEELSGGQQQRVALARSLAPEPEMLLLDEPFSNLDVDLRVEMREEVRRIIKETGVTAVSVTHDQEEALSVSDRVAVMNDGDLEQIDEPERVFQHPKSRFVAGFLGHASFLSGTVRGDHVSTALGRVLRADVDGLVTEYDGTDVDLLLRPDDVTAYPASGPEADGTVVYRRYLGPTILYRVELDDGETIECMHNHSDRIDLDERVAVRVTADHDLAWFPADQRVDAVESTSETASSSAD; from the coding sequence ATGGCTCACGAATCCCTGCTCACGTCGACGGCCGACGACCGACTCGCGGACGCACCGCCGACCAGCGACGTCGTCCTCGAACTCGAGGGCGTCGCGAAGCACTACGGCTCCGAGGCGGTCATCGACGACCTCTCACTCACCGTCCGCGAGGGCGAGATCCTGACCCTCCTCGGCCCGTCCGGCTGTGGCAAGACGACGACGCTCCGGCTCATCGCGGGCCTCGAGCGACCCAACGGCGGCCAGATTCGTCTCGACGGAACGTCCGTAGCCGGGAACGGCTCGTTCGTCCCGCCGGAAGAACGTGGCGTCGGCATCGTGTTCCAGGAGTTCGCGCTCTTTCCGCACCTGACGGCCAGGGAGAACGTCGCGTTCGGGCTCACCGACTGGCCCGCGGACGAGCGGGAGGCCCGCGCCGACGAACTGCTCGCCCTCGTGAACCTGAGCGAGCACGGCGACGACTATCCCGAGGAACTCTCCGGCGGCCAGCAACAGCGGGTCGCGCTCGCTCGCTCGCTCGCCCCCGAACCCGAGATGTTGCTGCTGGACGAACCGTTCTCGAACCTCGACGTCGACCTCCGCGTCGAGATGCGTGAGGAGGTTCGGCGCATCATCAAAGAAACCGGCGTAACGGCCGTCTCGGTCACCCACGACCAGGAGGAGGCGCTCTCGGTGTCCGACCGGGTGGCCGTCATGAACGACGGCGACCTCGAGCAGATCGACGAACCCGAACGCGTCTTCCAGCACCCCAAATCGCGGTTCGTCGCGGGCTTTCTCGGGCACGCGAGTTTCCTGTCGGGAACCGTCCGCGGCGATCACGTCTCGACGGCCCTGGGTCGCGTCCTGCGAGCGGACGTCGACGGCCTCGTCACCGAGTACGACGGGACTGACGTCGACCTCCTCCTCCGACCCGACGACGTGACGGCTTACCCCGCGAGCGGCCCCGAGGCCGACGGGACGGTCGTCTACCGGCGCTACCTCGGCCCGACGATCCTCTACCGCGTCGAACTCGACGACGGCGAGACCATCGAGTGCATGCACAACCACTCGGATCGGATCGACCTGGACGAGCGCGTCGCCGTCAGGGTGACCGCCGACCACGACCTGGCGTGGTTCCCCGCCGACCAGCGCGTCGACGCCGTCGAATCGACCTCCGAGACGGCCTCGAGTTCGGCAGACTGA
- a CDS encoding DUF5793 family protein, giving the protein MKREHFTLTASNVDWIETDSDPKKPAVTIDCTGPATLLQDRLTDPDGEPLKASQTDAALRLQGPVDAEDTDGVVSVTNRVTGEFVLELNVPAQDVLQFIRAARGYGEDTTDDGGRYHVTITLDGEPFVEYDKRTFLVYDDDGDLLRHRSLIPSGVEL; this is encoded by the coding sequence ATGAAGCGCGAGCACTTCACGCTAACTGCCAGCAACGTCGACTGGATCGAGACCGACAGTGATCCGAAGAAACCCGCCGTAACAATCGACTGTACCGGTCCAGCGACACTTCTCCAAGATCGTCTCACTGACCCCGATGGCGAGCCACTCAAGGCTAGCCAGACGGACGCCGCGCTTCGACTCCAGGGTCCGGTCGATGCCGAGGATACCGACGGCGTCGTCAGCGTCACGAACCGCGTGACCGGCGAGTTCGTCCTCGAACTCAACGTCCCCGCCCAGGACGTCTTGCAGTTCATCCGGGCCGCTCGCGGCTACGGCGAGGACACGACCGACGACGGCGGGCGCTACCACGTCACGATCACCCTCGACGGCGAACCGTTCGTCGAGTACGACAAGCGCACGTTCCTCGTCTACGACGACGACGGCGACCTGCTCCGGCATCGGAGCCTGATCCCGAGCGGCGTCGAACTGTAG
- a CDS encoding type II/IV secretion system ATPase subunit, with protein MEPYSDTDAGAELDTTADTTENANAPASDTWSATDANEESGANDATAAGLEDAGNVGIAEDAGSGGNAGTDEIPSDVDDDATHPPDSTLEFTFDQIRRTLRRVVDVLQGSHIDVTAYDPAAHGPLVTFDDADDLEEVDRYWVNAPFSFVVIQYDEAANHHRYRTVEPILTDEERLVLETLLEDVRDPLLYRQTDDEDVEELLRSTVREYLERYGAEVDMATFYRLFYYIFRDFRGYGRLDPIMHDPHVEDVSCDGYDLPIFVYHGQYTDVETDVSFGEDELDRFVVRLAQHSGRHISIGDPMVETTLEDGSRAELALGTEVTPRGSAFTIRKYADEPLTPVDLVRYGTFSVEQMAYLWLAIEHNKSLLFAGGTASGKTTSMNAISMFVPPRSKVLTIEDTRELQLHHDNWLSSVTRERIHEGKNVTMYDLLRSALRHRPEYIVVGEVRGEEAITLFQAMNTGHTTYSTMHADSVQTVINRLENEPINVPRAMVQSLDILSVQTLTRLGGERVRRNKVFAEIEGIDQRTGELDYSTAYSWDGETDTFTAETSHVVAEIQHERGWTQRELLTERRNRERFLEYALEHEISDYRRFTALVNEYYADQERVLERIEDASENSETEGRETESDENKNDTDATPPNRPGDSLETN; from the coding sequence ATGGAACCATACAGCGACACCGATGCAGGGGCCGAACTCGACACCACCGCGGACACTACCGAGAACGCGAATGCCCCCGCGAGCGACACGTGGTCGGCAACCGACGCGAACGAAGAGAGCGGTGCCAACGATGCGACGGCCGCGGGCCTCGAGGACGCCGGAAATGTCGGAATCGCCGAGGATGCCGGGAGCGGCGGGAACGCCGGAACCGACGAAATCCCCTCGGACGTCGATGACGACGCGACACACCCTCCCGACTCGACGCTCGAGTTCACATTCGACCAGATTCGGCGCACGCTACGTCGAGTAGTCGACGTACTGCAGGGCTCTCACATCGACGTGACGGCCTACGATCCTGCGGCGCATGGCCCGCTCGTCACGTTCGACGACGCGGACGACCTCGAGGAAGTCGATCGCTACTGGGTGAACGCCCCCTTCTCGTTCGTCGTGATCCAGTACGACGAGGCGGCCAACCACCACCGCTACCGAACGGTCGAACCCATCCTCACCGACGAGGAACGACTCGTGCTCGAGACGCTGCTCGAGGACGTGCGCGATCCGCTCCTCTACCGACAGACGGACGACGAAGACGTGGAGGAACTGCTTCGATCCACCGTCCGCGAGTACCTCGAACGCTACGGCGCCGAGGTCGACATGGCGACGTTCTACCGGCTCTTCTACTACATCTTCAGGGACTTCCGGGGATACGGACGGCTCGACCCGATCATGCACGACCCCCACGTCGAGGACGTCTCCTGTGACGGGTACGACCTCCCCATCTTCGTCTACCACGGCCAGTACACGGACGTCGAGACCGACGTCAGCTTCGGCGAGGACGAACTCGATCGGTTCGTCGTCCGCCTCGCCCAGCACTCCGGGCGCCACATCTCCATCGGCGACCCGATGGTCGAGACGACCCTCGAGGACGGCTCCCGGGCGGAACTCGCCCTCGGAACGGAGGTCACGCCGCGCGGGTCGGCGTTCACTATCCGGAAGTACGCCGATGAACCGCTCACGCCGGTCGACCTCGTTCGGTACGGGACGTTCAGCGTCGAGCAGATGGCCTACCTCTGGCTGGCCATCGAGCACAACAAGAGCCTGCTCTTCGCCGGCGGGACCGCCTCGGGGAAGACGACGAGCATGAACGCCATCTCGATGTTCGTCCCGCCGCGCTCGAAGGTCCTCACCATCGAGGACACCCGCGAACTCCAGTTGCACCACGACAACTGGCTCTCCTCGGTCACTCGCGAGCGCATCCACGAGGGAAAGAACGTCACCATGTACGACCTCCTGCGGTCGGCCCTTCGCCACCGCCCCGAGTACATCGTCGTGGGGGAGGTTCGCGGCGAGGAGGCCATCACGCTCTTCCAGGCGATGAACACCGGCCACACGACCTACTCGACGATGCACGCCGACTCCGTGCAAACGGTCATCAACCGCCTCGAGAACGAGCCGATCAACGTGCCCCGGGCGATGGTCCAGAGCCTGGACATCCTCTCGGTGCAGACGCTCACCAGGCTCGGCGGCGAGCGCGTCCGGCGGAACAAGGTCTTCGCAGAGATCGAGGGCATCGACCAGCGAACCGGCGAACTGGACTACTCCACCGCCTACTCCTGGGACGGCGAGACGGACACGTTCACCGCCGAAACCAGCCACGTCGTGGCCGAGATTCAACACGAACGCGGGTGGACCCAGCGGGAACTCCTGACCGAACGACGCAACCGGGAACGATTCCTCGAGTACGCGCTCGAACACGAGATTTCGGACTACCGACGATTCACGGCGCTCGTCAACGAGTACTACGCCGACCAGGAACGCGTACTCGAGCGGATCGAGGACGCGAGCGAGAACAGCGAAACTGAGGGCAGGGAAACCGAGAGCGACGAAAACAAGAACGACACGGACGCGACACCACCGAACCGACCGGGCGACTCGCTCGAGACGAACTGA
- a CDS encoding type II secretion system F family protein: MTRANFLPLAFAVVLCSPILLAAVNRGVDTLLARMADRFFGPYVEEFRSEHPGRQDALRAAHIPTTYREYGAKSLLYAGLLAVVGSILGIYVSWGLLLVLSIEPAVMREQLPGALFFLANVAGIPALSALELFGLLLVSCLTLGVLAGVGTYWFRWWYPGYVADNRARRIEYTLPSTVAFIYALSQSGMEFPTVVRIVAAHDDTYGEAASEFRVAVRNMDTFGTDVITALQTMNRRSPSPQFREFSENLISVLKSGHSLSSFLERQYHDYQEESESQQERMLDLLGTLAESYVTVLVAGPLFLITILFVIGISVGDTLGPMRGLIYVILPFGNLAFIVYLSMVTDSVNPGRTINEGDVDDPGPYQQALAQTDGGFRNDTPPNVERIHIYKRLRAVRERLGSPLETLLERPARSLLVTGPVALGLIAWRLPEATTETGIDAAVIDDVLVVAGLLVGTTFAVLYAIHRRRVDAVEAAIPDFLDRLASVNEAGVALVSAIGRLRESDLGALDVELERIWADVQWGADLETALVRFGARVRTRAASRVVTLLTEAMNASGNLATVLRIAARQAAADRRLKRARQQAMLEYMVVVYISFLVFLFIIAVLAGYMLPTLQAAAVEGGGESLEASQVDGLSGLGNVDASTYTLLFYHATLIQGALSGLIAGQLSTGDLKAGVKHAVAMVALSFVLFVVVI, from the coding sequence ATGACCCGCGCAAACTTCCTCCCGCTCGCGTTCGCGGTCGTTCTCTGTTCGCCGATCCTGCTTGCGGCCGTCAACCGGGGGGTCGACACCCTCCTCGCCCGGATGGCGGACCGGTTCTTCGGCCCCTACGTCGAGGAGTTCAGGTCCGAACACCCCGGAAGACAGGACGCGCTTCGAGCGGCACACATCCCGACCACCTACCGCGAGTACGGGGCGAAGTCCCTCCTCTACGCCGGCCTGCTCGCCGTCGTCGGCAGTATTCTCGGCATCTACGTCAGCTGGGGACTCCTGCTCGTCCTCTCGATCGAACCCGCGGTGATGCGCGAGCAGCTGCCGGGTGCGCTCTTCTTTCTCGCGAACGTCGCCGGCATCCCGGCGCTCTCGGCGCTCGAGTTATTCGGGCTCCTGCTCGTCTCCTGTCTGACCCTCGGGGTGCTCGCCGGCGTCGGCACCTACTGGTTCCGGTGGTGGTACCCGGGCTACGTCGCCGACAACCGCGCACGACGGATCGAGTACACCCTGCCATCGACCGTCGCGTTCATTTACGCTCTCTCACAGAGCGGGATGGAGTTCCCCACGGTCGTCCGTATCGTCGCCGCTCACGACGACACCTATGGGGAGGCCGCGAGCGAGTTTCGCGTCGCCGTCCGGAACATGGACACCTTCGGGACGGACGTGATCACGGCGCTGCAGACGATGAACCGACGTTCCCCGAGCCCCCAGTTCCGCGAGTTCTCCGAGAACCTGATCAGTGTCCTCAAGAGCGGCCACAGCCTCTCGTCGTTCCTCGAGCGCCAGTATCATGACTACCAGGAGGAGTCGGAGTCCCAGCAAGAACGCATGCTCGACTTGCTCGGTACGCTCGCGGAGTCGTACGTCACCGTCCTCGTCGCCGGGCCGCTGTTTCTCATCACGATCCTGTTCGTCATCGGCATCTCCGTCGGCGACACCCTCGGCCCCATGCGGGGGTTGATCTACGTCATCCTGCCGTTTGGCAACCTGGCCTTCATCGTCTACTTGAGCATGGTTACCGACTCGGTCAACCCCGGCCGAACGATCAACGAGGGCGACGTCGACGACCCGGGACCGTACCAGCAGGCCCTCGCCCAAACCGACGGTGGATTCCGAAATGACACCCCGCCGAACGTCGAGCGAATTCACATCTACAAGCGTCTCCGAGCGGTTCGAGAGCGACTGGGATCCCCGCTCGAGACGCTACTCGAGCGGCCGGCACGCTCGCTCCTGGTGACGGGGCCGGTCGCGCTCGGGTTGATCGCCTGGCGACTCCCCGAGGCGACGACCGAGACCGGAATCGACGCGGCCGTCATCGACGATGTCCTGGTCGTCGCCGGCCTCCTCGTGGGCACCACGTTCGCCGTCCTGTATGCGATTCACCGGCGGCGGGTCGACGCCGTCGAAGCGGCCATCCCCGACTTCCTCGACCGCCTTGCGAGCGTCAACGAGGCCGGGGTGGCGCTCGTTTCGGCGATCGGTCGCCTTCGCGAGTCGGACCTCGGCGCGCTCGACGTCGAACTCGAGCGCATCTGGGCGGACGTCCAGTGGGGGGCCGACCTCGAGACGGCGCTGGTCCGGTTCGGTGCGCGAGTTCGGACGCGGGCGGCTTCCCGCGTCGTGACGCTCCTGACGGAGGCGATGAACGCCAGCGGGAACCTCGCCACCGTGTTGCGAATCGCCGCCCGGCAGGCCGCGGCCGACCGGCGGCTCAAGCGCGCCCGCCAGCAGGCGATGCTCGAGTACATGGTCGTCGTCTACATCTCGTTTCTCGTCTTCCTGTTCATCATCGCCGTCCTAGCAGGCTACATGCTCCCGACGCTCCAGGCGGCCGCCGTCGAGGGCGGCGGCGAGTCGCTCGAGGCGTCCCAGGTCGACGGGCTGTCGGGGCTCGGGAACGTCGATGCTTCGACGTACACGCTCCTGTTCTACCACGCGACGCTCATTCAGGGGGCGCTCTCGGGGCTGATCGCCGGGCAGTTGAGTACAGGAGACCTGAAAGCCGGGGTGAAACACGCCGTGGCGATGGTCGCGCTCTCGTTCGTGCTGTTCGTGGTCGTTATTTGA
- a CDS encoding class I SAM-dependent methyltransferase, producing MDRRSEVRETYDRIATHFASTREYAWPEVEAFVDEDVGGADSPKFGLDLGCGNCRHAEVLAERIQRVVGLDVSRGLLETGRDRALERNFSVDLVQGEAASLPLRSDVVDAAVYVATIHHLPTRRARVASLDELARVLAPGGIALVSAWSTAHDAFDETAGFDTTVEWTLPGGEAVDRFYHIYDPGEFEADLEASALEIVSLEISSGNCYAVVRPSP from the coding sequence ATGGACAGACGGAGCGAGGTACGGGAGACGTACGACCGGATCGCTACCCACTTCGCGTCCACGCGCGAGTACGCCTGGCCGGAGGTGGAAGCGTTCGTCGACGAGGACGTCGGCGGTGCAGACAGCCCGAAATTCGGTCTCGACCTCGGCTGTGGCAACTGCCGGCACGCCGAGGTGCTCGCCGAGCGGATTCAGCGCGTCGTCGGTCTGGACGTCAGCCGCGGGTTACTCGAGACCGGTCGGGATCGCGCCCTCGAGCGTAACTTCTCGGTGGATCTCGTGCAGGGCGAGGCCGCGTCCCTTCCGCTCCGAAGCGACGTCGTGGATGCCGCCGTCTACGTCGCGACGATTCACCACCTGCCGACCAGGAGGGCGCGCGTGGCGAGCCTCGACGAACTCGCTCGCGTGCTCGCCCCCGGGGGCATAGCCCTCGTGAGCGCCTGGAGCACCGCCCACGACGCCTTCGACGAGACCGCGGGCTTCGACACGACCGTCGAGTGGACCCTTCCCGGCGGTGAGGCGGTCGACCGCTTCTATCACATCTACGACCCCGGCGAGTTCGAGGCCGATCTCGAGGCGAGTGCTCTCGAGATCGTTTCCCTCGAAATCTCGAGCGGGAACTGCTACGCGGTCGTTCGACCGTCACCGTGA
- a CDS encoding helix-turn-helix domain-containing protein: MPRAKLAVHLPEGIWIHGISTANPDVTFRVSSVMLGSNSATGIVELTTSNPVPILAAIDDRADVEKLELLWKHDEMVILQVETTDPSLLTPMQRAGVPIRTPFEVEDGTVRWELTTSSDRLSALNTALEKNGIQYNLEYVHELESGRARRLLTDRQLEVFLTAMELGYYDVPRGATLTEVASTLDVTKSTCSDVLHRAESAVARWFAEECVD; this comes from the coding sequence ATGCCACGAGCGAAGCTCGCCGTACACCTCCCGGAAGGTATCTGGATCCACGGGATTTCGACGGCCAATCCCGACGTGACGTTTCGAGTGAGTTCGGTAATGCTGGGATCGAACAGCGCAACTGGAATCGTCGAGCTGACAACCTCGAACCCGGTTCCAATACTCGCCGCGATCGACGACCGAGCGGACGTCGAGAAACTCGAGCTTCTGTGGAAACACGACGAGATGGTAATTCTACAGGTCGAAACGACGGATCCGTCGCTGCTAACGCCGATGCAGCGAGCGGGCGTCCCGATTCGGACGCCGTTCGAGGTCGAAGACGGGACGGTCCGCTGGGAGCTGACGACGAGCTCGGATCGGCTCTCCGCGCTCAATACGGCGCTCGAGAAGAACGGAATTCAGTACAACCTCGAGTACGTTCACGAACTCGAGTCGGGCCGCGCTCGTCGGCTCCTGACCGACCGACAACTCGAGGTCTTTCTGACGGCGATGGAACTGGGATACTACGACGTCCCACGGGGTGCAACGCTCACGGAGGTGGCGTCCACCCTCGACGTCACGAAGTCGACCTGCAGCGACGTGCTCCACCGTGCCGAGTCGGCGGTCGCTCGCTGGTTCGCTGAGGAGTGTGTCGACTAG
- a CDS encoding transcriptional regulator, with product MADLNPIAKRIHNVSPRPVRLTLEDGTEAVFEMDWVEFFQQEFKAEGSREDEPDAEYRFVSSADNESVLVGRRASREEGDEEGWSMVGRVLEAEAVDE from the coding sequence ATGGCCGATCTGAATCCCATCGCGAAGCGCATCCACAACGTCTCGCCCAGGCCGGTTCGACTCACCCTCGAGGACGGCACCGAGGCCGTGTTCGAGATGGACTGGGTCGAGTTCTTCCAGCAGGAGTTCAAAGCCGAAGGAAGCCGCGAGGACGAACCCGACGCCGAGTACCGGTTCGTCTCGAGCGCCGACAATGAGTCGGTACTCGTCGGTCGGCGGGCGTCGAGGGAAGAGGGGGACGAGGAGGGCTGGTCGATGGTCGGACGAGTGCTCGAGGCCGAGGCGGTCGACGAGTAA
- a CDS encoding NAD-dependent epimerase/dehydratase family protein, translating to MNVLVTGANGTVGTALREHLESELDATLEPTWIDIEPHPEYETTMGDVTDYATVREAMVGQDAVVHLGMPDFLGGPGSRSLAWSEGFAASCQAIGNVLEAATSEGVDTVVYASSNHAVGMYEVQNAPEIYGLDFDLEIDHTAPPRPDSRYGIVKVFGEAMGQLAADAHGVNCYAIRICSVRDPEYDHPYGDAERGVDRGEYERDSGAYEEQVARQKCMWQSRRDLAREVARCLERGAEVARAETDDERGEFDVFYGRSASDRSWFDLEHAREVIGYDPADDATAWQGPPE from the coding sequence ATGAACGTCCTCGTTACCGGCGCGAACGGTACAGTCGGCACCGCGCTCCGTGAACACCTCGAGTCCGAACTCGACGCAACCCTCGAGCCCACCTGGATCGACATCGAACCCCACCCCGAGTACGAGACGACAATGGGGGACGTCACCGACTACGCGACCGTCCGAGAGGCGATGGTCGGCCAGGACGCCGTCGTCCACCTGGGGATGCCCGACTTCCTCGGTGGTCCGGGTTCGCGCTCGCTCGCCTGGAGCGAGGGATTCGCCGCGAGTTGCCAGGCGATCGGCAACGTCCTCGAGGCGGCGACCAGTGAGGGTGTCGACACGGTCGTCTACGCCTCGTCGAACCACGCGGTCGGCATGTACGAGGTGCAGAACGCTCCCGAGATTTACGGCCTGGATTTCGACCTCGAGATCGATCACACTGCCCCGCCGCGGCCCGACTCCCGCTATGGCATCGTCAAGGTCTTCGGTGAGGCGATGGGACAGCTGGCGGCGGACGCCCACGGGGTGAACTGCTATGCGATTCGGATCTGTTCGGTTCGGGACCCGGAGTACGACCACCCCTACGGGGACGCCGAGCGCGGCGTCGACCGGGGCGAGTACGAGCGAGACAGCGGTGCCTACGAGGAGCAGGTCGCCCGCCAGAAGTGTATGTGGCAGTCGCGTCGGGACCTCGCCCGGGAGGTCGCTCGCTGTCTCGAGCGTGGGGCGGAGGTCGCTCGAGCCGAGACTGACGACGAACGGGGCGAGTTCGACGTCTTCTACGGCCGCAGTGCGAGCGACCGGAGCTGGTTCGACCTCGAGCACGCACGCGAGGTCATCGGCTATGACCCGGCTGACGACGCGACGGCGTGGCAGGGACCACCGGAGTGA
- a CDS encoding HAD family hydrolase codes for MIDSYDAVVYDLDGTLVQLTVDWKETAEQIKPIIRQYGGDTDADDALDFLPIVDEIGATKEIEPHLASAERDGARRSERLPVMDELVESTVPVSICSLNCEAACRDALDAHSISKDVGAIVGRDSVTERKPHPEPLLAAVNKLGATPERTLFVGDSDSDEITARRAGTAFRRVP; via the coding sequence ATGATTGACTCGTACGACGCCGTCGTTTATGACCTCGATGGGACTTTGGTTCAACTCACAGTAGATTGGAAGGAGACTGCCGAGCAGATTAAGCCGATAATTCGACAATACGGTGGGGATACGGATGCTGACGATGCATTGGACTTTTTGCCCATCGTAGATGAAATTGGTGCTACAAAAGAGATTGAGCCACACTTAGCTTCGGCAGAACGCGACGGCGCACGCCGGTCTGAGCGGCTTCCGGTCATGGATGAACTCGTTGAATCAACAGTTCCAGTCAGCATCTGCTCGCTCAATTGTGAAGCAGCGTGTCGTGATGCGTTGGATGCACACAGCATCTCTAAAGACGTTGGAGCGATTGTCGGTCGAGACTCGGTCACTGAACGAAAACCGCATCCCGAGCCACTACTTGCCGCCGTCAATAAACTGGGAGCGACTCCCGAGCGAACGCTCTTTGTCGGAGACTCAGACAGTGACGAAATAACTGCTCGCAGGGCAGGGACCGCGTTTCGGAGAGTCCCATAA
- a CDS encoding IS5 family transposase, giving the protein MPSQLARFTDCCVDLSQNAVIDEPAPAIEKGDGGYADWVIVSIHCLREYLNQPYRRLLDMLHEMPGITAKLGLSVDQLPDFTTVCTRKQDLKMRIWRVLLRLSVSLHDLGDVQAIDATGFKRHQASRHYVLRVGYNFDDIKTTALVDCDTSAILDIHCSMKQPHDTQVGRQVLRRNLARLTTITADKSYDWDALRHELREAGIRPVIKHREFYGLDKAHNARHDENVYHRRSIVEAIFFALKHRFGETVRARTWFGQFRELVLKAAVRNIEQAVRL; this is encoded by the coding sequence ATGCCGTCTCAACTTGCCCGTTTCACCGACTGCTGCGTCGATTTGTCCCAGAACGCTGTCATCGACGAGCCAGCGCCAGCGATTGAGAAGGGTGATGGCGGCTACGCTGACTGGGTAATCGTCTCGATCCACTGCCTCCGAGAGTACCTGAACCAGCCCTACCGCCGGTTGCTCGACATGCTGCACGAGATGCCCGGAATCACCGCGAAACTCGGACTTTCGGTGGATCAGCTACCGGATTTCACGACCGTCTGTACGCGGAAACAGGATCTCAAAATGCGGATCTGGCGGGTGTTACTGCGGCTGTCTGTCTCACTGCACGACCTCGGCGATGTTCAAGCGATCGACGCGACCGGGTTCAAACGCCATCAAGCCAGCCGTCACTACGTCCTCCGCGTGGGCTACAATTTTGACGACATCAAAACGACGGCGCTCGTCGATTGTGACACCAGTGCTATCCTCGACATTCACTGTTCGATGAAACAGCCACACGACACACAGGTTGGACGGCAAGTGCTCAGGAGAAATCTGGCACGACTGACCACGATCACCGCCGACAAAAGCTACGACTGGGACGCTCTCCGGCACGAACTCAGGGAGGCTGGCATCCGCCCGGTGATCAAACATCGTGAGTTCTATGGACTTGACAAAGCGCACAACGCTCGCCACGACGAGAACGTCTATCACCGCCGCTCGATCGTCGAAGCGATCTTCTTTGCGCTGAAGCATCGGTTCGGCGAGACGGTGCGGGCGAGAACGTGGTTTGGCCAGTTCAGAGAGCTCGTCCTAAAGGCTGCCGTCAGAAACATTGAGCAAGCCGTGAGGCTCTGA